From a single Bacillus gobiensis genomic region:
- a CDS encoding DUF86 domain-containing protein, protein MYFVDQKQIEETLVFFEKNLELYRNHSGWKTEIEKKAFERIAHLLIECVLDAGNMMIDGFIMRDAGSYNDILDILMDEKVITNQEGQTLKKLVSMRKKLVQQYTQIDELELVNGLAECTEVLQRFPERIRIYLRNELGPVSAFK, encoded by the coding sequence GTGTATTTTGTGGATCAAAAACAAATTGAAGAAACGTTAGTCTTTTTTGAGAAAAATCTGGAGCTTTACAGAAACCATTCGGGATGGAAGACAGAGATCGAAAAGAAGGCATTTGAACGGATCGCACACCTTTTAATTGAATGTGTATTAGATGCGGGGAACATGATGATCGATGGATTTATTATGAGAGACGCCGGCAGCTATAACGACATATTAGACATATTAATGGACGAAAAAGTTATAACCAATCAAGAAGGACAAACACTGAAAAAGCTGGTCTCTATGCGGAAGAAGCTCGTGCAACAATACACTCAAATTGATGAACTTGAATTAGTAAACGGTTTAGCAGAATGCACAGAGGTTCTTCAACGCTTTCCAGAAAGAATTCGCATCTATCTTCGCAACGAACTGGGGCCGGTATCAGCATTTAAATAA
- a CDS encoding YutD family protein: MISFQNHTFEIIENFKDGFDEEAFKNRYSEILNKYDYIVGDWGYNQLRLKGFFDDHNQKAAFDTKISTLDEYIYEYCNFGCAYFVLKRIKK, encoded by the coding sequence GTGATTTCTTTTCAAAATCATACTTTTGAGATCATTGAAAATTTTAAGGACGGGTTTGACGAAGAAGCATTTAAAAATCGTTATTCAGAAATTTTAAACAAGTATGACTATATAGTAGGTGATTGGGGATATAATCAGCTTCGTTTAAAAGGTTTTTTTGATGATCATAATCAAAAGGCAGCTTTCGATACAAAAATAAGCACATTGGATGAGTACATATATGAGTACTGTAATTTCGGCTGTGCGTATTTTGTGTTGAAACGAATCAAAAAGTAA
- the lipA gene encoding lipoyl synthase — translation MVKKEEYLRKPDWLKIKLNTNENYTGLKKMMREKNLHTVCEEAKCPNIHECWAVRRTATFMILGSVCTRACRFCAIKTGLPTELDLNEPERVADSVALMNLKHAVITAVARDDQRDGGAGIFAETVRAVRRKSPFTTIEVLPSDMGGDYENLKILMDARPDILNHNIETVRSLTPRVRARATYDRSLEFLRRAKEMQPDIPTKSSIMIGLGETKEEIIETMDDLLANNVDIMTIGQYLQPTKKHLKVQKYYHPDEFAELKDIALEKGFSHCEAGPLVRSSYHADEQVNAASKKRQARA, via the coding sequence GTGGTAAAAAAAGAAGAATACCTAAGAAAGCCTGATTGGCTTAAAATAAAGCTTAATACAAATGAAAACTACACAGGCTTAAAAAAAATGATGAGGGAAAAAAACCTACATACAGTCTGTGAAGAAGCGAAATGCCCCAATATCCACGAATGCTGGGCAGTTCGCCGGACAGCTACATTTATGATTCTCGGCTCAGTGTGTACAAGAGCCTGCCGTTTTTGCGCAATAAAAACCGGACTTCCAACTGAGCTTGATCTTAACGAGCCGGAGCGAGTGGCTGATTCTGTGGCTCTTATGAATTTGAAGCACGCTGTTATTACAGCCGTTGCCCGCGATGACCAAAGGGACGGAGGAGCAGGCATTTTTGCGGAAACTGTCCGTGCTGTCCGCAGAAAAAGCCCGTTTACTACTATTGAGGTTCTACCTTCCGATATGGGTGGGGATTATGAAAACTTGAAAATCTTGATGGACGCAAGACCGGATATTCTTAATCATAATATTGAGACCGTTAGAAGCCTGACTCCAAGAGTTCGTGCGCGTGCCACATATGATCGTTCACTTGAATTTTTGCGCCGCGCAAAAGAGATGCAGCCTGATATTCCAACTAAATCGAGCATTATGATTGGTTTAGGCGAAACAAAAGAAGAGATAATTGAAACGATGGATGATCTATTGGCAAACAACGTTGATATTATGACGATCGGACAGTATTTGCAGCCTACGAAAAAGCATTTGAAGGTTCAGAAGTACTATCACCCGGATGAGTTTGCAGAGCTAAAAGATATCGCATTGGAAAAAGGCTTCAGCCACTGTGAAGCAGGACCTCTCGTACGATCTTCCTATCATGCGGATGAGCAAGTTAATGCGGCTTCAAAGAAACGTCAAGCACGAGCATAA
- a CDS encoding M23 family metallopeptidase — MFLLISPIAEAASESTEKTRMELYQKTEAVTNIPWYVLAAIDQYETNIRNNRKDLPDSTGPIGIYIPEEIWSGPENPDPKDVHPLSIKVFDGIGMDGNGDGLADQSDEEDVLFTVGQYLRKYGTDLENIRIGLWEYYHRDQTVGIITGFIKLFKKYGHIELGEHAFPLPVRTDYSYRSTWGSARGFGGRRIHEGTDLFAHYGLPVRSTCFGIVEMKGWNRFGGWRIGIRDINNTYHYFAHLNGFTKGLKVGQIVAPGEVIGSVGSSGYGPPGTSGKFPPHLHYGMYKDNGRTEWSFDPYPYLRVWERKDLKKK; from the coding sequence ATTTTTTTGCTCATCTCTCCAATAGCTGAAGCCGCCAGCGAGTCAACTGAAAAAACACGGATGGAGCTCTATCAAAAGACAGAAGCTGTGACAAACATTCCTTGGTACGTGCTTGCTGCGATTGACCAATATGAAACGAATATACGTAATAATCGCAAAGACCTTCCGGATTCCACCGGCCCTATCGGAATTTATATTCCTGAAGAAATATGGAGTGGACCGGAAAATCCCGATCCTAAAGATGTCCACCCTTTAAGTATTAAAGTTTTTGATGGAATTGGAATGGATGGAAACGGTGACGGATTAGCTGATCAAAGCGATGAAGAAGATGTGTTATTTACAGTTGGGCAATATTTACGCAAGTACGGAACCGATCTTGAAAACATTCGGATTGGCCTATGGGAATATTATCATCGCGATCAGACCGTCGGAATCATTACTGGCTTTATTAAGCTATTTAAGAAGTACGGGCACATTGAACTGGGCGAACATGCATTTCCGCTGCCCGTTCGAACTGATTACAGCTACAGAAGTACATGGGGATCTGCACGAGGCTTTGGCGGCAGACGCATACACGAAGGAACGGATCTATTCGCTCATTACGGCCTCCCTGTCCGATCAACGTGCTTTGGCATCGTCGAAATGAAGGGTTGGAATCGATTTGGAGGATGGAGAATCGGAATCCGTGACATTAATAATACGTACCACTACTTTGCTCATTTAAACGGCTTCACTAAAGGTTTAAAGGTCGGGCAAATTGTAGCTCCAGGCGAAGTAATCGGTTCAGTCGGCAGCTCCGGCTATGGTCCGCCAGGCACTTCCGGTAAGTTTCCGCCTCACCTGCATTACGGGATGTATAAGGACAATGGACGAACCGAATGGTCTTTTGATCCCTATCCTTATTTACGAGTATGGGAGCGAAAAGATCTTAAAAAAAAGTAA
- a CDS encoding DUF4064 domain-containing protein, with protein MNRSTEFILSLIASILLVLCLILTVFILLFFGTVAEGDANAAFWFIVLLISIFLNAPLIILVWVGTFFLKKDSLGWGIFILVMGILYSLSFYFVPGILLLIAGIMMLSRKNHSLEKSI; from the coding sequence TTGAACAGGTCAACCGAATTTATCTTATCCTTAATCGCTAGTATTTTATTGGTTTTATGCTTGATCTTGACTGTTTTCATTTTACTTTTCTTCGGAACGGTTGCGGAAGGTGATGCGAATGCGGCTTTTTGGTTTATTGTACTTCTAATTTCGATTTTCTTAAATGCCCCGTTGATTATTTTAGTTTGGGTCGGGACATTTTTCCTGAAGAAAGACAGTTTAGGCTGGGGCATCTTTATTTTGGTCATGGGGATTTTGTACTCACTTTCATTCTATTTTGTGCCAGGGATCTTATTGCTTATAGCAGGGATCATGATGCTCTCTAGAAAAAACCACTCGCTAGAAAAGAGTATATGA
- a CDS encoding YunC family protein, with translation MVTLTPLMIGDYPFTAITVKLPKTNFMAVTNENGYIMCGALDVALLNEKLKDRKIIAGRAVGVRTIEQLLEAPLESITYEAESLGIHPGMSGREALLKMAKPL, from the coding sequence ATGGTAACATTAACACCGTTGATGATTGGTGATTATCCTTTTACTGCTATAACTGTAAAGCTTCCAAAAACAAACTTCATGGCTGTGACCAATGAGAATGGCTACATTATGTGTGGCGCGCTCGATGTTGCTTTATTAAATGAAAAATTAAAGGATCGGAAAATAATAGCCGGGAGAGCTGTAGGTGTCCGGACAATTGAACAGCTGCTTGAGGCGCCGCTCGAATCTATCACATATGAAGCGGAATCGCTGGGGATTCACCCTGGTATGAGCGGAAGAGAAGCATTATTAAAAATGGCTAAACCCCTTTAA
- a CDS encoding bifunctional metallophosphatase/5'-nucleotidase → MRETLHLFHTNDLHSHFENWPKIAQYIETKRNELQKKKEESLVFDIGDHVDRFHMISEATFGKANIELLNDICCDGATIGNNEGITLPHEKLDTLYADAKFPIVLSNLYDLNGKRPDWLMPYYIKTLKNNMKLAILGVTVSYYDVYEVLDWKITDPFESISEVINEVREQADIIVLLSHLGISDDILAAKRFPEIDVILGSHTHHLLENGQYENGVLLGCAEKYGHFVGHIELQLDSETKTIHGKKASVQKVEDLTESSIRAKDFLQKEEKKASEILNQEVATISSTLEVNWFYSSSLPKLLAEALREWCGTEIGMVNSGVILQSLEKGSVTRKDLHSICPHPINPIKVFLEGDELKEIILHAATDQMEQFQIKGLGFRGEVMGKMMYSGIELETERLQDGLVHVKSILINQEPLVPDRVYSVGTIDMFTLGSFFPSIRNATNKIYFMPEFLRDLLAWKLSKA, encoded by the coding sequence ATGAGAGAGACTCTTCACTTATTTCATACAAATGATTTGCATAGCCATTTTGAAAACTGGCCAAAAATCGCGCAATATATTGAAACGAAACGTAACGAGCTGCAGAAAAAGAAGGAAGAGTCATTGGTTTTTGATATCGGTGACCACGTAGATCGTTTTCACATGATTTCAGAAGCAACCTTTGGAAAAGCAAATATTGAGCTTTTGAATGATATATGCTGTGACGGTGCGACAATCGGAAATAATGAAGGGATTACACTACCGCACGAAAAACTCGACACATTGTATGCTGATGCAAAATTTCCAATCGTATTATCGAATCTGTATGATTTAAACGGTAAGAGACCCGATTGGTTGATGCCTTACTATATTAAGACGCTGAAAAATAATATGAAGCTTGCCATTCTTGGTGTTACAGTATCCTATTACGATGTGTATGAAGTTCTCGATTGGAAGATAACGGATCCGTTTGAAAGCATTTCAGAAGTCATAAATGAAGTGAGGGAGCAAGCTGATATTATTGTGCTTCTTTCCCACCTTGGCATTTCTGATGACATTCTGGCCGCAAAACGGTTTCCTGAAATCGATGTGATTCTTGGCTCTCATACCCATCATTTGCTCGAAAATGGTCAATACGAAAACGGGGTTCTTTTGGGATGTGCAGAAAAATACGGGCACTTTGTTGGACATATTGAGCTTCAACTGGATTCTGAAACGAAAACAATACACGGCAAAAAAGCAAGTGTTCAAAAGGTAGAAGATTTAACAGAAAGCTCAATCAGGGCAAAGGACTTTCTGCAGAAGGAAGAAAAAAAAGCAAGCGAAATCCTGAATCAGGAGGTAGCCACGATTTCTTCGACCTTAGAGGTCAACTGGTTCTATTCATCTTCTTTGCCTAAACTGCTTGCAGAAGCTTTGAGGGAATGGTGCGGAACTGAGATCGGCATGGTGAACTCCGGAGTTATTCTCCAGTCTCTCGAAAAAGGATCTGTTACGAGAAAGGATTTGCACAGCATTTGTCCGCATCCGATTAATCCCATAAAGGTTTTTCTTGAAGGGGACGAGCTAAAGGAAATTATTCTTCATGCGGCAACGGATCAAATGGAGCAGTTCCAAATTAAAGGGCTCGGCTTTCGCGGGGAAGTGATGGGGAAAATGATGTATTCCGGTATCGAATTGGAGACGGAGCGTTTGCAAGACGGATTGGTGCATGTGAAGAGCATATTGATTAATCAAGAACCGCTCGTGCCCGATCGAGTATATTCCGTTGGTACAATCGATATGTTTACGTTAGGCTCTTTTTTTCCTTCGATTCGAAATGCAACGAATAAAATCTATTTTATGCCGGAATTTTTGCGTGACCTTTTGGCATGGAAGCTCAGTAAAGCGTAA
- a CDS encoding sulfite exporter TauE/SafE family protein, with product MVIIIMLILGVLAGMIGSLVGLGGGILIVPALTYLAEIVPAFHDVTPQIAIGTSLFVIIFTGLSSTLSYMKYKLVDYKSGLIFFIGSGTGSVAGAYVSKGFHTDSFSLWFGIFMIAISLSLMLKRNQRSAEKKHVGMIRAFQENDGTVYTYSYRVWIGISIALVVGFLGGLFGIGGGSLMVPAMILLFMFPPRVAIATSMFIIFLSSITGSIAHIASGHVNWLFALCLVPGAWYGGKLGAYINRALKNDILVIMMRWVLVIIGLRMIFQAIF from the coding sequence ATTGTAATAATCATTATGCTTATCCTTGGGGTATTGGCAGGTATGATTGGAAGCCTGGTGGGGCTCGGAGGGGGAATTCTGATTGTCCCAGCTTTGACTTATTTGGCAGAAATCGTACCAGCTTTTCACGATGTGACCCCTCAGATTGCCATCGGAACATCGTTGTTTGTTATTATTTTTACCGGCCTTTCTTCTACTTTATCATATATGAAATATAAACTTGTTGATTACAAAAGCGGGCTGATTTTTTTTATCGGATCTGGTACAGGAAGCGTAGCAGGGGCGTATGTTTCTAAAGGATTTCATACAGATTCGTTTTCCTTATGGTTCGGCATTTTTATGATTGCCATCTCGCTATCGTTGATGCTGAAAAGAAATCAAAGATCCGCTGAAAAAAAACATGTCGGAATGATCCGGGCGTTTCAGGAGAATGATGGGACTGTATATACTTATTCCTATCGTGTTTGGATCGGAATCAGCATTGCTCTAGTTGTTGGCTTTCTTGGCGGGTTATTTGGAATTGGCGGCGGGTCATTAATGGTGCCTGCGATGATACTGCTTTTTATGTTTCCGCCGAGGGTAGCTATAGCCACTTCCATGTTTATTATTTTTTTATCATCTATCACCGGATCTATCGCTCATATTGCTTCAGGACATGTCAATTGGCTTTTTGCTCTTTGTTTAGTCCCGGGTGCATGGTATGGCGGCAAACTTGGTGCGTATATTAACAGGGCGCTTAAAAACGATATTCTTGTCATTATGATGAGATGGGTTTTGGTCATTATCGGGCTGCGCATGATCTTTCAAGCGATTTTTTAG
- a CDS encoding DUF72 domain-containing protein, with translation MIYIGLSGWGDHDSIYPARLNSKNKLAHYSANFPIVELDSSFYAIPPERNSVKWIKDTPDSFQFIIKAYQGMTGHQRGEIPYESKEEMFDHFKKSIVPYINAGKLAMVLFQFPPWFDCTKDNVAYLRWCREQMGDMPCALEFRHQSWFSPSFLKRTLDFMKKEEWIHSICDEPQAGVGSVPAVLEATSQLKTLVRFHGRNIEGWKKPASGENWREVRYLYRYNKNELTEWKKKLEALQRQTRDIYVIFNNNSGGDAADNGKEMITLLNLNYEGLAPRQLDFFS, from the coding sequence TTGATTTACATAGGCTTGTCAGGCTGGGGAGATCACGATAGCATTTATCCCGCGAGACTTAACAGTAAAAACAAACTGGCTCATTATTCCGCCAATTTCCCTATCGTTGAACTTGATTCAAGCTTTTATGCCATTCCGCCGGAGAGAAATAGTGTAAAATGGATAAAAGATACACCTGATTCCTTTCAATTTATAATAAAAGCCTATCAGGGAATGACTGGTCATCAAAGAGGAGAAATCCCTTACGAGTCAAAGGAAGAAATGTTTGATCATTTTAAGAAATCGATCGTTCCTTACATAAATGCTGGTAAGCTGGCGATGGTCCTTTTTCAATTTCCTCCATGGTTTGATTGCACGAAAGATAATGTTGCTTATTTAAGATGGTGCAGGGAACAAATGGGTGATATGCCTTGTGCTCTTGAATTCCGGCATCAGTCTTGGTTTTCCCCTTCATTTTTGAAAAGAACGCTGGATTTTATGAAAAAAGAAGAATGGATCCATAGCATATGTGATGAGCCGCAAGCAGGTGTTGGAAGCGTGCCTGCAGTATTGGAGGCGACTTCACAATTAAAAACGCTCGTTCGGTTCCATGGACGTAATATAGAAGGCTGGAAAAAACCCGCTTCAGGAGAAAACTGGCGGGAGGTTCGGTATTTGTACAGGTACAATAAGAATGAGCTCACTGAATGGAAAAAGAAGCTGGAAGCCTTGCAAAGACAAACTCGCGACATATATGTTATTTTTAACAACAATTCTGGCGGAGATGCAGCAGATAACGGAAAAGAAATGATTACCCTTTTAAATCTGAATTATGAGGGTTTAGCCCCGAGACAGCTAGATTTTTTCAGCTAA
- a CDS encoding allantoinase: MKPYDLIIKGAQIVAQDGVISADVGINDGVIAEIGSLSEEDSLDVFKAEGFYVFPGAVDCHVHLDEPGREHWEGFETGTAMLAAGGCTTFFDMPLNGIPSTTSVQAYEEKKKIANEKSVVDFALWGGLVPGNFEEIAGLAEAGVIGFKAFLSESGNKEFEAVDDETLLLGMMEIAKHNKILALHSESNVITRVMQSIFEKKGDVSADAYAASRPVEAEVEAVERAIQFAKLSGCLLHFVHISSGRAVEAITRAKEEGMDVTLETCPHYLLFTHDDLKTIGSRAKCAPPLREKPVRDELVSALIEGKIDMISSDHSPCPPEMKNEENMFQSWGGISGGQYTLLSVIEVALKYNIPLEKVAYWTAESPADRFGLGKKKGKIKAGYDADLTIVDLNQQFTVAKKNMYAKHKVSLYEDHSFPCKINATFTRGKLVYSDLT, encoded by the coding sequence ATGAAGCCCTATGATCTAATAATTAAAGGAGCACAGATTGTTGCACAAGATGGAGTTATTTCTGCAGATGTGGGAATTAATGATGGAGTCATAGCTGAAATCGGCTCCCTTTCCGAAGAAGACAGCTTAGACGTATTTAAAGCAGAAGGGTTTTATGTCTTTCCCGGGGCGGTAGACTGCCATGTACATCTTGACGAACCTGGCCGCGAGCATTGGGAAGGTTTTGAAACAGGAACGGCGATGCTTGCTGCGGGAGGCTGTACAACATTTTTTGATATGCCTTTAAACGGAATCCCGTCAACGACTTCTGTGCAAGCCTATGAAGAAAAAAAGAAAATCGCTAACGAAAAATCGGTTGTTGATTTTGCTTTGTGGGGAGGACTTGTGCCTGGAAACTTTGAAGAAATTGCAGGGCTTGCCGAAGCTGGAGTGATCGGCTTTAAAGCGTTTCTTTCTGAATCCGGGAACAAGGAATTCGAAGCGGTTGATGATGAGACGCTTTTGCTAGGCATGATGGAAATCGCCAAGCATAATAAAATACTAGCTCTCCATTCAGAAAGCAATGTGATCACCCGTGTCATGCAGTCGATTTTTGAAAAGAAGGGTGATGTATCTGCGGATGCCTATGCTGCCTCGAGACCAGTGGAAGCAGAGGTAGAAGCGGTTGAACGAGCTATTCAGTTTGCTAAGCTAAGCGGCTGCCTGCTGCATTTTGTCCACATCAGCAGTGGACGAGCCGTTGAGGCAATTACGAGAGCAAAAGAGGAAGGAATGGATGTCACCCTTGAGACCTGTCCTCATTACCTTCTGTTTACCCATGATGATCTAAAAACAATAGGGTCAAGAGCAAAGTGTGCTCCACCACTTAGAGAAAAGCCAGTCAGAGATGAATTGGTTTCAGCACTCATTGAAGGCAAAATTGATATGATTTCCTCTGATCATTCTCCGTGTCCTCCTGAAATGAAAAACGAAGAAAACATGTTTCAGTCATGGGGAGGGATCAGCGGCGGGCAATATACGCTATTGAGTGTTATTGAGGTGGCGCTTAAGTACAATATTCCGTTAGAAAAGGTCGCATACTGGACGGCGGAATCTCCTGCAGACCGTTTCGGATTAGGGAAGAAAAAAGGAAAAATCAAAGCTGGATATGATGCAGACCTTACTATTGTTGATCTGAACCAACAATTTACTGTGGCAAAGAAAAACATGTATGCAAAGCATAAAGTCTCACTCTATGAAGATCATTCGTTTCCATGCAAAATTAATGCGACATTTACAAGAGGCAAGCTAGTATACTCCGACCTGACTTGA
- a CDS encoding pyridoxal-phosphate-dependent aminotransferase family protein: protein MAYKELCAPKRTIMTPGPVEADPRVLRALSTPILGQFDPAFTEMMNETMDMLRGVFQTSNKWAFPIDGTSRSGLEAVLSSVIEKGDKVLIPIYGRFGYLLTEICERYGADIHIMECEWGDVFNPEDVIEQIKQVQPKIVAMVHGETSTGAIQPLKEIGHACRALDALFIVDAVATIGGTEVLTDEWCLDAVIGGTQKCLSVPSGMAPITFNDRVEAVINSRKKVEKGIATESDHAYERKHSPISSNYFDISQLMDYWSPRRLNHHTEATTMLYALREGVRLVLEEGLENRFKRHRLHEEALIAGIKAMGLELFVEGEKKLPVVTCIKVPEGIDADSVRSLMLSEFGVEIASSFGPLQGKIWRIGSMGYSCQKKNVLFVLAAFEAALIYHGAAIKAGDAIQTVLSFYKREG from the coding sequence ATGGCATATAAGGAGCTTTGTGCACCGAAACGAACAATTATGACGCCAGGTCCGGTAGAAGCGGATCCGAGAGTATTACGTGCATTAAGCACGCCGATATTGGGGCAATTTGATCCGGCTTTTACCGAGATGATGAATGAAACGATGGACATGCTAAGAGGCGTATTTCAGACTTCAAATAAGTGGGCTTTTCCGATTGACGGGACGTCCAGGTCCGGATTGGAAGCGGTCTTGTCCAGCGTAATTGAAAAAGGTGACAAGGTGCTGATCCCGATTTACGGACGGTTCGGGTATCTTCTCACCGAAATTTGCGAAAGATACGGAGCAGACATCCACATCATGGAATGTGAGTGGGGAGACGTATTTAACCCCGAAGATGTAATCGAGCAAATCAAACAGGTTCAACCGAAAATTGTCGCAATGGTGCATGGGGAAACCTCAACAGGTGCAATTCAGCCATTAAAAGAGATTGGTCACGCGTGCCGTGCTTTGGATGCCCTGTTTATTGTTGATGCGGTCGCAACAATTGGCGGTACAGAAGTATTAACGGACGAGTGGTGCCTGGACGCTGTAATTGGCGGAACACAAAAGTGCCTGTCCGTTCCATCTGGAATGGCCCCGATAACCTTTAATGACAGAGTCGAAGCTGTCATCAATTCTCGAAAAAAAGTAGAGAAAGGTATCGCGACAGAAAGCGATCATGCCTATGAAAGAAAGCATTCTCCGATTTCGAGCAATTATTTTGATATCAGCCAGTTAATGGATTATTGGAGCCCAAGACGGCTTAATCATCATACAGAGGCTACGACAATGCTTTATGCGCTTCGCGAAGGCGTTCGTCTTGTTCTTGAGGAAGGACTTGAAAATCGTTTTAAACGCCATCGTCTTCATGAAGAGGCGCTTATAGCAGGAATAAAAGCGATGGGACTCGAACTATTTGTTGAAGGAGAGAAAAAGCTCCCGGTAGTCACCTGTATTAAAGTTCCGGAAGGGATAGATGCAGACTCGGTCAGAAGCTTGATGCTATCTGAATTTGGCGTTGAGATTGCCAGTTCTTTCGGGCCTCTTCAAGGGAAAATTTGGCGTATCGGTTCGATGGGCTACAGCTGCCAGAAGAAAAATGTTCTTTTTGTCCTTGCCGCATTTGAGGCAGCGTTAATTTATCATGGAGCAGCAATTAAAGCTGGAGATGCCATACAAACGGTTCTTTCTTTTTACAAAAGGGAGGGGTAA
- a CDS encoding M20 family metallo-hydrolase yields MSFSSDTLRGDKPQLDQLLSWLASYGKTKDNGVTRLLYSKEWQDAQLALYELMESYGLKAYFDDAGNLFGRIEGTEDSQATILTGSHVDSVVNGGRFDGAFGIVASLQAVSQLLSDHGPPKKTIEVVSLCEEEGSRFPLTFWGSGNITGVHDLKKTPPVRDAEGVGLEAAMHEAGFGKRMHPDPYRNDITCFLELHIEQGNVLERSGNSIGLVTDIVGQKRYTVTIKGASNHAGTTPMQNREDALAAASECIYYMTKEAKKTDPHLVATAGKMSVKPNVPNVIAESAEFTVDIRHHNEDLLEKFSHDLFAAFERISNQSEVKMAVSQWTNVKPVPLNADLKKLFAEEADALNISYQEMTSGAGHDSQVFGTYCPTMLVFVPSHKGISHSPLEWTNNEDLTSGCKLLTSALYQLAYE; encoded by the coding sequence ATGAGCTTCTCATCTGATACATTAAGAGGAGATAAACCACAGTTGGATCAATTGCTGTCATGGCTCGCTTCCTACGGAAAGACAAAAGATAACGGCGTGACCAGATTGCTATATTCAAAGGAGTGGCAGGATGCACAGCTGGCTCTTTATGAATTGATGGAGTCATACGGTCTTAAGGCATATTTTGATGACGCGGGGAATCTGTTTGGAAGAATTGAGGGAACAGAAGATTCTCAAGCAACCATTTTAACCGGCTCTCACGTAGATTCTGTCGTGAATGGAGGGCGTTTTGACGGAGCTTTTGGAATTGTTGCGAGTTTGCAGGCTGTTTCACAACTTCTTTCCGATCACGGTCCTCCGAAAAAAACGATTGAAGTCGTTTCCTTATGTGAGGAAGAGGGCAGCAGATTTCCCCTGACCTTTTGGGGTTCCGGCAATATTACCGGGGTACATGACCTTAAAAAAACACCGCCTGTCCGCGACGCGGAAGGTGTAGGCCTGGAAGCCGCGATGCACGAGGCCGGCTTTGGTAAAAGAATGCATCCAGATCCGTATCGAAATGATATTACATGCTTTCTAGAGCTTCATATTGAACAGGGGAATGTTCTTGAACGATCTGGGAATTCAATTGGATTGGTTACAGATATCGTTGGCCAAAAAAGATATACAGTGACAATAAAGGGAGCAAGCAATCATGCAGGTACGACCCCGATGCAAAATCGGGAAGATGCTCTCGCCGCTGCGTCAGAATGCATTTATTACATGACGAAGGAAGCGAAAAAAACAGATCCGCACCTTGTGGCAACAGCCGGGAAAATGAGCGTAAAACCGAATGTTCCGAATGTCATTGCTGAATCTGCAGAGTTTACGGTTGACATCAGGCATCATAACGAAGATTTGCTGGAGAAATTTTCTCATGATTTATTTGCAGCCTTTGAACGTATTTCTAATCAGTCAGAAGTAAAAATGGCCGTTTCCCAATGGACGAATGTGAAGCCTGTTCCATTGAATGCCGACTTGAAAAAGCTGTTTGCCGAAGAGGCGGACGCTCTAAATATCAGTTATCAAGAAATGACAAGCGGGGCTGGGCATGATTCACAGGTATTCGGTACTTATTGTCCGACGATGCTCGTATTTGTTCCAAGTCATAAAGGGATTAGCCATTCTCCGTTGGAATGGACGAACAATGAGGATTTAACGTCTGGCTGCAAGCTGCTGACATCCGCGTTATATCAATTAGCCTATGAATAG